A segment of the bacterium genome:
CTGGCGACCAGCAATCAGGTGATCGGCGAGACCTACACGCTCCTGCGGGTCACGTGCGGGCACACCGCCGCCCTGGCGTTCCTCGACCGGCTGGATGAGTCCCGCAGGGTCGAGCGCATCTTCGTCGGCAAGGAGCAGGAGGCGCGCGCCTACCGATTGCTGCGCCAGTACACCGATCAGGATTTCAGTTTCGTGGACGCGACGAGCTTCGCGGTGATGCGCGCCGAGCGCATCCGCCACGCCTTCGCCTTCGACCAGCACTTTGCCGCGGCTGGCTTCACCCGGCTCCCGGTCGACGTGTCCGTCGGCCAGGTCTGATCGGCTTCCGCCCGAGCCGAGCCGCACCGTTCCAATTCCTGCGGACCGGCTCAACATCCTGCGACAGCCAGACTCCTGCCGCGGGGGGCGAGCGCGCTACCGCGCCAGGTACTTCGGGGTGAACATCTCGTCGGGCAGGTCGATGCCGTACTGCACCGTCTTCACGTCGAGGCGGGAGGACGCGCGCTCCCGGACGTCCTCCATGGTCTGCCGCATCAGCGTCCACACGCCGTCGACCTGATCGACCTGGTCGATGGTCCACA
Coding sequences within it:
- a CDS encoding PIN domain-containing protein, producing MRGRATERGITTGCWPGAHGAAARGDHGTAGVFVDTGAWYALQVSDDEWHEAAVGTLRELVVSHHPLATSNQVIGETYTLLRVTCGHTAALAFLDRLDESRRVERIFVGKEQEARAYRLLRQYTDQDFSFVDATSFAVMRAERIRHAFAFDQHFAAAGFTRLPVDVSVGQV